In Ignavibacteriales bacterium, the following are encoded in one genomic region:
- a CDS encoding tetratricopeptide repeat protein, with protein MSSVLYLSGCNYATHRTISKTNTDEEDPEPVYETSLDEDYQDFVSFMYMGNRATNFSTFFNVYYTAKEEFDEAMEEYRTTTLAAYNRRLDSLNINSSLSSGGKEKLNNVIKGASKVIQFKKNSRFIDDAVLLIGKSYYFLNDFLQAERKFNEFLSKLSSSDLTDEAKLFLGKTKLKLGKTKDAETILKNLVTNSPDNSIKSEAAQDLAINAVSKKDYDIAIQYFEESIKYATDSDKKAEKQYILGKIYTLYKPTYAAGEYKKAMNLTSDFDLSFFSKLNYAKSLIFIKDYRQAGKMLEELNSKYREYPEYKQLVELEMANNYYAQGNYKKALQKYYEVIVEYPGTISSADAYYYIANYYENEKDDYLNALVNYNKVGQESSYSDFTIESTKRSVTLDRYFVLEAIINGGEKREIPTENLSVENYRRIYNEEKGLDQNGESENRTIPGQDEGEGKGMKGRGYPPIDSLEQDDTGEKPVKEQNGQQENLTGDTLDPTSQNTIVVDTTTSSVDPKYDAYFEMAELFYYSLGRVDSAEYYLNTILSQYDESDKIAKVLYALANIYKNSGDNQKADNLFQQVISEYPNSIFANESRKVLGLKIVEAEHDPSEALYDDASADVLNKRYSDAITKFSRLLNEYPSSNFVPNSLYSLGWMYENVFGSNDSAIIYYSRLKDGYPQTTFYAQVSGKLSAIENNQNGNEEVKTKEEETIEENTNEEKIDENTEEQNNEVIQNNNDESEIPKEVLEEIQRQNQENNKDSEDSGENKP; from the coding sequence TTGAGCTCTGTATTATACCTGTCCGGTTGTAATTATGCCACTCACCGGACTATTTCAAAGACTAATACCGACGAAGAAGATCCGGAACCTGTATATGAAACTTCACTGGATGAAGACTATCAGGACTTTGTTTCGTTTATGTATATGGGTAACAGAGCGACAAATTTCTCAACGTTCTTTAATGTATATTATACAGCAAAGGAAGAATTTGATGAAGCCATGGAGGAGTATCGTACTACGACACTCGCCGCTTACAATAGAAGACTTGATTCACTTAATATAAACTCTTCATTGTCATCGGGTGGGAAAGAAAAACTTAATAATGTAATCAAAGGCGCATCAAAAGTTATACAGTTTAAAAAGAACTCACGTTTCATTGACGATGCCGTTTTACTTATAGGTAAATCATATTACTTCCTTAATGACTTCCTACAGGCTGAAAGAAAGTTTAATGAATTTTTATCTAAACTCAGCTCGAGCGACCTGACCGATGAAGCAAAGCTCTTCCTGGGAAAAACTAAGCTTAAGCTTGGCAAGACAAAAGATGCTGAGACTATTCTTAAAAACCTGGTGACAAACTCTCCTGACAACTCCATTAAATCTGAAGCAGCGCAGGATCTTGCTATTAATGCTGTAAGCAAAAAAGATTATGATATCGCAATTCAGTATTTTGAAGAATCCATAAAATATGCTACCGACTCCGATAAAAAAGCTGAGAAGCAATACATCCTTGGAAAGATATACACTCTTTACAAGCCGACATATGCCGCTGGTGAATACAAAAAGGCAATGAACCTTACTTCAGACTTCGATCTTTCTTTTTTCTCGAAATTGAATTATGCTAAGAGTCTTATCTTTATTAAAGACTATAGACAGGCAGGAAAAATGCTTGAAGAACTAAACAGCAAATATAGAGAATACCCGGAATATAAACAGCTTGTCGAACTTGAAATGGCTAACAACTATTATGCGCAGGGAAATTACAAAAAAGCCCTTCAAAAATACTACGAAGTTATAGTAGAATATCCCGGCACGATTTCTTCTGCCGATGCCTATTATTATATCGCAAATTATTACGAAAACGAAAAGGACGATTACTTAAACGCTCTTGTGAATTACAATAAAGTTGGACAGGAAAGTTCGTATTCCGATTTTACTATTGAAAGCACCAAACGAAGTGTCACTTTAGACAGATATTTTGTTCTTGAAGCAATTATAAACGGGGGAGAAAAAAGGGAGATACCCACTGAAAATTTAAGTGTTGAGAACTATCGAAGAATATATAATGAAGAGAAAGGTCTGGATCAAAATGGTGAAAGTGAAAACCGGACTATCCCGGGTCAGGATGAAGGCGAAGGAAAAGGCATGAAGGGACGTGGTTACCCGCCTATTGACTCTCTCGAACAAGATGATACCGGCGAAAAGCCAGTCAAAGAGCAAAACGGACAACAAGAGAATCTCACTGGCGATACACTCGACCCTACTTCCCAAAATACCATTGTAGTAGACACAACTACATCTAGTGTCGATCCGAAATATGACGCTTATTTTGAAATGGCTGAACTCTTTTATTACAGTCTGGGAAGAGTTGATTCAGCCGAATACTACCTTAATACAATTCTTTCACAATACGATGAGTCTGACAAGATAGCTAAGGTATTATACGCGCTCGCCAATATATATAAGAATTCAGGGGATAATCAGAAAGCAGATAATCTCTTCCAACAGGTTATAAGCGAATATCCTAATTCTATATTTGCCAATGAATCAAGAAAAGTACTCGGTTTGAAGATCGTTGAAGCGGAACATGATCCGTCTGAAGCACTGTATGACGATGCATCCGCTGATGTATTAAATAAACGGTATAGCGACGCCATAACAAAGTTCAGTCGACTTCTCAACGAATATCCATCCAGCAATTTTGTGCCTAATTCACTTTATTCGCTGGGCTGGATGTATGAAAATGTTTTCGGTAGCAATGACTCCGCCATTATTTATTACAGCAGACTAAAGGACGGTTACCCGCAGACAACATTCTACGCTCAGGTAAGCGGAAAACTTAGCGCCATTGAAAATAATCAGAATGGGAACGAAGAGGTAAAAACAAAGGAAGAGGAAACTATTGAAGAAAATACCAATGAAGAAAAGATCGATGAAAACACTGAAGAACAAAACAATGAAGTAATACAAAATAATAATGATGAGAGTGAAATTCCCAAGGAAGTTTTGGAGGAAATACAAAGACAAAACCAGGAGAACAACAAGGATTCCGAAGATTCAGGCGAAAATAAACCTTAA
- the dnaX gene encoding DNA polymerase III subunit gamma/tau: MSEYQVSARKFRPQKFSEVTSQEFVTKTLKNAIKSNKIAHAYLLSGPRGVGKTTIARIFAKALNCLNPKDGEPDDTCENCIEIKKGVHPDILELDAASNRGIDDVRAIQDAAKIFPMKAKYKFFIIDEVHMLTTQAFNALLKILEEPPPYLIFILATTNPEKIPQTIVSRCQRFSLQMIKVDEISENLRSIAKQEGIKIDDESLFLISKLGYGALRDAQGIFDMAVSYCGNEIKFEELKAFLNLPDKEVYFKIADFIKDGDTKGILNYLNELSAKGMDLHTVYNGITEHFRNLLILKTAENPDLLDESDQTKKQYEEQAKNFTRDQVLRILKVMFDAESRIRYSSNQKILFEALIVELCDLNKEVVDISKLISEIDALKKKTKLGSNETSYTEPDPPAETPIIEEKQDPAKESEVVKKLKELFDVEKHNNN, encoded by the coding sequence ATGTCGGAATACCAAGTATCTGCACGAAAGTTCAGACCCCAAAAATTCAGCGAGGTAACCTCCCAGGAGTTTGTTACCAAAACACTAAAGAATGCTATTAAGTCCAATAAGATAGCACACGCATATTTATTGAGCGGGCCGAGGGGAGTGGGGAAAACAACCATAGCGCGGATATTTGCAAAGGCACTGAACTGTCTCAACCCCAAAGACGGTGAACCGGACGACACATGTGAAAATTGTATCGAGATAAAGAAGGGAGTTCATCCCGATATACTGGAGCTCGATGCCGCATCGAACAGGGGAATCGACGACGTCCGCGCGATACAGGATGCGGCGAAGATATTCCCGATGAAAGCTAAGTATAAGTTTTTTATCATCGATGAGGTGCACATGCTGACAACGCAGGCGTTTAACGCGCTTCTGAAAATTCTGGAAGAGCCACCTCCTTATCTTATTTTTATTCTTGCTACAACAAACCCGGAGAAGATACCCCAAACGATCGTAAGCAGGTGTCAGAGGTTTTCACTGCAGATGATAAAGGTGGACGAGATATCGGAAAACCTTCGTTCAATTGCAAAACAAGAAGGCATAAAAATAGACGATGAATCTTTGTTCCTTATCTCAAAACTTGGATATGGAGCGTTAAGAGATGCGCAAGGAATCTTTGACATGGCAGTCTCATATTGCGGGAACGAAATCAAATTCGAAGAGCTGAAGGCATTTCTAAATCTTCCGGATAAGGAAGTCTATTTTAAGATAGCCGATTTTATAAAAGATGGTGATACAAAAGGAATATTGAATTACCTCAATGAGCTATCTGCGAAAGGGATGGACCTTCATACTGTCTATAACGGGATTACTGAGCATTTCAGAAACCTGCTTATACTAAAGACTGCTGAAAACCCGGACTTGCTGGATGAGTCTGACCAAACGAAGAAACAATATGAGGAGCAGGCAAAAAATTTTACAAGAGACCAGGTACTAAGGATATTAAAGGTGATGTTCGATGCAGAAAGCAGGATAAGATATTCCTCTAACCAGAAGATACTCTTCGAGGCTCTGATCGTTGAGCTGTGCGATTTGAATAAGGAAGTCGTCGATATATCGAAATTGATCTCAGAGATAGACGCTCTCAAAAAAAAAACTAAACTAGGAAGTAACGAAACCTCCTACACGGAACCTGATCCTCCTGCCGAAACCCCTATAATCGAAGAAAAACAAGATCCAGCAAAGGAGAGTGAAGTAGTAAAAAAATTGAAAGAGTTATTTGACGTGGAAAAACATAATAATAACTAA
- a CDS encoding glycosyl hydrolase → MIRLSTILILVMLTTSLTFAQKNVKVNVYQAGYEPEEPSIYINPLNPDNIIAGANLDNYYYSFDGGKSWSEGKLPGPIVWGDPVLYFDQYGNAYYLHLGTFNNTGIYISRSSDGGKSWSSSRRIYGNAGRKPMQDKEWIASDMTGLENNGNLYVSWTQFDDYESKNPKDSSRILFSRSMDKGDSFTDPIIISDLGGDCRDGDSTVEGAVPCVGPDGEVYIAWSGPRGIEFDKSLDGGKTFGKDIWVCDQVGGWAYDIPGLYRCNGLPFTSCDASGGQYNGNIYINFSDRRNGDHDVFIVKSSDGGESWSNVIRVNNDEVGNGKEQFMSHMFVDPKTGVIYVIFYDRRSYNDLKTDMYLAISRDGGETFINERISETPFVPNSKVFFGDYIGINAYNNFYSAIWMRMDNGVLSLMNYSNTLE, encoded by the coding sequence ATGATCAGACTCAGCACAATTCTAATCTTGGTTATGCTAACCACATCTTTAACATTTGCGCAAAAAAATGTTAAGGTAAATGTGTATCAGGCAGGTTATGAACCAGAAGAACCGTCTATTTATATCAACCCGCTAAATCCTGATAATATAATAGCGGGAGCAAACCTGGATAATTATTATTATTCATTCGACGGAGGAAAATCATGGAGTGAGGGGAAACTTCCCGGACCGATAGTTTGGGGAGATCCGGTATTATATTTCGATCAGTACGGTAATGCTTATTATTTACACCTAGGGACTTTTAATAATACGGGAATCTACATATCAAGATCATCCGACGGAGGTAAGTCATGGAGCAGCAGCCGAAGGATATACGGTAATGCTGGAAGAAAGCCGATGCAGGATAAGGAATGGATAGCGTCCGATATGACAGGATTGGAAAATAACGGAAATTTGTATGTTTCCTGGACACAATTCGACGATTACGAAAGTAAAAATCCGAAGGACAGCAGTAGAATATTATTTTCCCGATCGATGGATAAAGGCGATTCGTTCACGGATCCGATAATAATTTCAGATCTGGGCGGAGATTGCCGCGATGGGGATTCGACAGTAGAAGGCGCTGTACCGTGTGTAGGTCCTGACGGGGAAGTTTATATCGCCTGGAGCGGTCCGAGGGGAATAGAGTTCGATAAATCTCTCGACGGTGGCAAAACATTCGGTAAGGATATATGGGTTTGTGACCAGGTTGGAGGATGGGCGTATGATATACCCGGACTGTATAGGTGTAATGGGTTGCCGTTTACCTCCTGTGATGCATCAGGCGGACAATACAACGGAAATATTTATATTAATTTTTCAGATAGAAGGAACGGTGATCACGATGTGTTTATTGTTAAGTCATCAGACGGAGGTGAATCGTGGAGCAATGTGATCAGAGTGAATAACGACGAGGTGGGCAACGGAAAAGAGCAATTTATGTCGCACATGTTTGTAGATCCAAAAACGGGTGTTATTTACGTAATATTTTATGACAGGCGTAGTTATAATGATCTGAAAACCGATATGTATTTGGCGATCAGCAGGGACGGCGGAGAAACTTTTATAAATGAAAGGATCAGTGAAACGCCGTTTGTTCCAAACTCGAAAGTTTTCTTCGGTGATTATATCGGTATTAATGCTTATAATAACTTTTACTCCGCGATATGGATGAGAATGGACAATGGAGTCCTCTCTTTGATGAATTATTCCAACACACTGGAGTAA
- the lon gene encoding endopeptidase La, producing MYHNEDNDEILKGQSEVLYDESHHSGNGQDDKLPTELPVLPLKDLVVFPYMVFPILAGRQSSINAINKSIESDKFILLLTQIDESVEETDEKNLYRTGVIAKILQVLKMPNGLVKVLVDGITPAKVQSFTPGSFLTAQVSIAFTSIKDDTELRALIRRASKVFKEYIESNKEFPQETYSAYESIKEPDRKLYYIASTLNLDAHKKQRILETTDLHSQYYELLYALSSELEILNVEKDIDDKVYQAMQKNQRKFIVQEQIRILQEELGEDIDTDPDLIKIREKIDSAGMPEPVLKKAMDEFNKLRKTPQMSPDFSVIRNYLDWMVDVPWSERTKDNFDLEHAKKILDEDHYDLEKPKERILELIAVLKLLKDKGINKAPKGQILCLVGPPGVGKTSLGKSIARALNRKFTRISVGGVKDEAEIRGHRRTYIGSMPGKIIQAMKKAGTINPVILIDEIDKMSSDFRGDPSSAMLEVLDPEQNDSFNDHYLDVDYDLSNVLFITTANVQYNIPLPLQDRMEIIEMRSYLDFEKVQIAKRHIIPKELAEHGLEKNDVKFSDAILLKMIEDYTREAGVRSLEREISSVIRKVTKDIVLGKSKGKKKSIVITEELLSEYLGVPKHKSKLAEQDTKGRVGSVFGLAWTSHGGDILHTDVNIMRGTGKLTLTGKLGDVMKESAMAGLSYIKSHADRFKIPMNFFKQHDIHVHLPEGAIPKDGPSAGITMAMAMLSAITGIPAKTDIAMTGEITLRGEILPIGGLNEKLLAALRSGIKKVLIPEDNLKDLPEVPKEIIDELDIIPVRKADEAISFVFGKKSIGYKKKSS from the coding sequence ATGTATCATAACGAAGATAATGATGAGATATTAAAGGGCCAGAGTGAGGTATTATATGACGAGAGCCACCATTCCGGCAACGGGCAAGATGATAAGCTTCCTACGGAACTGCCTGTATTACCATTAAAAGACCTCGTAGTATTTCCATACATGGTCTTTCCAATCCTTGCGGGAAGGCAGTCATCCATTAATGCAATAAACAAATCTATCGAATCGGATAAGTTCATTCTATTGCTAACGCAGATAGACGAGAGTGTAGAGGAAACCGACGAGAAAAATCTGTATAGGACTGGTGTAATAGCAAAGATATTGCAGGTATTAAAAATGCCTAACGGATTGGTAAAGGTCCTTGTGGACGGCATCACTCCGGCAAAGGTGCAAAGTTTTACACCCGGAAGTTTTTTGACTGCGCAGGTGAGTATTGCGTTTACTTCTATAAAGGATGATACTGAACTAAGGGCGTTAATTCGCAGGGCATCGAAGGTCTTTAAAGAATACATTGAATCCAATAAGGAGTTCCCGCAGGAAACATATTCTGCATACGAAAGCATTAAAGAGCCTGACAGAAAGCTATATTACATTGCTTCCACATTAAATCTTGACGCGCATAAGAAGCAGAGGATACTTGAAACGACGGACCTTCACAGCCAATATTATGAACTTCTATATGCATTGAGTTCGGAACTGGAGATACTAAACGTCGAGAAGGACATCGATGATAAGGTTTACCAGGCGATGCAGAAGAACCAGAGGAAGTTCATCGTGCAAGAACAGATACGCATTTTGCAGGAGGAACTCGGTGAGGATATAGATACGGACCCGGATCTAATCAAGATAAGAGAGAAGATAGACAGCGCAGGAATGCCAGAGCCGGTTCTCAAAAAAGCGATGGATGAGTTTAACAAACTGAGAAAAACTCCTCAGATGTCACCGGATTTTTCTGTGATAAGGAACTACCTCGATTGGATGGTGGACGTACCATGGAGCGAAAGAACAAAAGATAATTTTGACCTTGAGCATGCCAAAAAAATACTAGACGAAGACCATTATGATCTTGAGAAACCAAAAGAAAGAATACTTGAGCTAATAGCTGTACTTAAACTGCTCAAGGATAAAGGAATAAATAAAGCGCCGAAAGGACAGATCCTGTGCCTGGTTGGACCGCCCGGGGTAGGTAAGACTTCCCTAGGAAAGTCTATAGCCAGAGCGCTTAATAGGAAATTCACGAGAATATCTGTAGGCGGTGTAAAGGATGAAGCAGAGATACGCGGTCATAGAAGGACGTATATTGGCTCAATGCCGGGAAAGATAATACAGGCTATGAAGAAAGCTGGGACTATTAACCCGGTAATTCTCATAGATGAAATCGATAAAATGAGCAGTGATTTCCGCGGAGATCCATCAAGCGCTATGCTGGAAGTACTCGATCCGGAGCAAAACGACAGCTTTAACGATCATTATCTCGATGTGGATTATGACCTGTCGAATGTATTATTTATAACTACGGCGAATGTGCAATATAATATTCCGCTTCCTCTGCAGGATAGGATGGAAATAATAGAGATGCGAAGCTATTTGGATTTCGAAAAAGTGCAAATAGCAAAGAGACACATTATTCCAAAGGAACTTGCCGAGCATGGATTGGAAAAAAACGATGTGAAATTTTCGGATGCAATACTTTTAAAAATGATAGAAGATTATACGCGGGAAGCCGGGGTGAGAAGTCTGGAACGTGAAATATCATCGGTTATAAGAAAGGTAACGAAAGACATAGTCCTTGGTAAGAGTAAAGGTAAGAAGAAGTCGATTGTGATAACTGAAGAGCTCTTATCGGAATACCTTGGTGTACCCAAACATAAAAGTAAGCTTGCTGAGCAGGACACTAAAGGCAGAGTGGGTTCGGTGTTTGGTTTGGCATGGACGTCGCACGGCGGAGATATCTTACATACGGACGTAAATATAATGAGGGGTACTGGCAAGCTGACACTCACAGGGAAGCTCGGCGATGTAATGAAGGAATCGGCTATGGCAGGTTTATCATACATAAAATCCCATGCTGACAGATTTAAGATACCAATGAACTTTTTCAAACAACATGATATACACGTCCATTTACCGGAGGGTGCTATTCCGAAAGACGGACCTTCGGCAGGTATAACGATGGCAATGGCAATGCTTTCCGCAATAACGGGGATACCTGCGAAAACGGATATTGCGATGACCGGCGAAATCACATTACGGGGAGAGATACTTCCGATTGGCGGGTTGAATGAAAAGTTATTGGCTGCATTGAGGAGCGGTATTAAAAAGGTTTTGATCCCGGAAGATAATTTAAAAGACCTGCCGGAAGTTCCAAAAGAAATAATCGACGAGCTCGACATTATCCCGGTCAGGAAGGCAGATGAGGCTATTTCGTTTGTGTTTGGTAAAAAAAGTATAGGTTATAAAAAGAAATCCTCCTAA
- a CDS encoding DNA-3-methyladenine glycosylase: MQDLSPLPKKFYLRDTLIVAKELLGKLIVRRIGKRILAGKIVETEAYIGDHDPASHAYGRITPRNSTLYMEGGICYVYFIYGNYFCFNTVTGKDGEGSGVLVRAVEPVIGIKSMEKNRPSIKNFHDISNGPGKLCLALDIDKKFNRADITKTGKIFVSGFPKKEKFITAVSKRINIGFDYGWEFPYRFFIKDNPFVTKHKFNKEIIKTL, from the coding sequence ATTCAAGATCTTTCACCCTTACCTAAGAAATTCTATCTTAGAGATACGCTGATCGTCGCAAAAGAATTGCTCGGCAAGTTAATCGTCCGCAGAATTGGCAAACGTATCCTTGCCGGAAAGATAGTGGAAACCGAAGCATACATAGGCGACCATGACCCTGCCAGCCATGCATACGGCAGGATAACCCCCAGAAACTCAACTCTATACATGGAAGGCGGCATTTGTTACGTCTATTTCATTTATGGAAATTACTTCTGTTTCAACACAGTAACGGGAAAAGACGGTGAAGGAAGCGGAGTTTTGGTAAGAGCCGTAGAGCCTGTGATTGGCATAAAGAGTATGGAAAAGAATAGACCCAGCATAAAAAACTTTCACGATATCTCTAACGGACCGGGAAAACTTTGCCTTGCATTGGATATAGACAAAAAATTTAATAGAGCAGATATCACTAAGACCGGAAAGATATTTGTATCCGGATTCCCTAAGAAAGAAAAATTTATAACCGCTGTCTCAAAAAGGATAAACATTGGTTTCGACTATGGATGGGAATTTCCTTACAGATTTTTTATAAAGGATAACCCGTTTGTTACAAAACACAAATTCAATAAAGAGATAATCAAAACTTTATGA